In a single window of the Orbaceae bacterium lpD04 genome:
- a CDS encoding N-acetylmuramoyl-L-alanine amidase, which translates to MPAPFDSTRRLLIKGIAAACLLSVTRVGFAATAQIAAVRVWPSSTYTRITLESNVSLSYKQFYLTNPNRLVIDIDDLSLNSTFRNISSLIKPEDPYIKQLRVGQFDNKTVRLVVELKQDINPNLFTLKPIAEFKNRLVIDLYPLQKNTLDDDPLFALLQEFNKGDLNDNDIPISQPVKKANDKIVIVLDPGHGGEDPGAIGYYKTREKDVVLQIARRLRDLIRKEKAMTVHLTRNEDIFLPLRVRVEKARAFHADLFISIHADAFTKRSAKGSSAFALSTKGASSSAASYLAQTQNEADEIGGVSRSGDRYLDHTLLDLVQTTTTSNSLILGKEILSKMKRVNTLHKAQVETAGFAVLKAPDVASVLVETAFISNLNEEKKLKTANFQNQIAKAMLEGIKSYITLRKN; encoded by the coding sequence ATGCCTGCACCATTTGATTCAACAAGACGATTACTGATAAAAGGAATAGCAGCTGCTTGCCTATTATCTGTTACACGAGTTGGATTTGCAGCTACGGCGCAAATTGCAGCTGTTCGAGTTTGGCCGTCATCAACCTATACTCGCATAACACTTGAATCAAACGTTTCGTTATCCTATAAGCAATTTTACCTTACTAATCCAAATAGGTTAGTGATAGATATTGATGATTTAAGCTTAAATAGTACTTTTCGCAATATATCATCACTAATTAAGCCAGAAGATCCTTATATTAAACAGCTAAGAGTTGGTCAGTTTGACAACAAAACAGTAAGACTTGTTGTAGAATTAAAGCAAGATATAAATCCTAATCTTTTTACGCTCAAACCAATCGCTGAATTTAAAAATCGATTAGTTATCGATCTCTATCCGTTACAAAAAAATACTTTAGACGATGACCCTTTATTTGCTTTATTACAAGAATTCAATAAAGGTGATCTTAATGATAACGATATTCCAATTAGCCAGCCAGTCAAAAAAGCAAATGATAAAATCGTTATCGTACTTGATCCTGGTCATGGTGGAGAAGATCCTGGCGCGATAGGTTATTATAAAACGCGAGAAAAAGATGTTGTTTTACAAATAGCTCGCCGTTTACGTGATTTGATCCGTAAAGAAAAAGCTATGACAGTGCATCTAACGCGTAACGAGGACATCTTTTTACCATTACGTGTTCGCGTAGAAAAAGCACGTGCATTTCATGCAGATCTATTTATCTCAATTCATGCTGATGCTTTTACTAAACGCTCAGCCAAAGGATCATCAGCGTTTGCCTTATCAACTAAAGGGGCAAGTAGCTCTGCTGCAAGCTATTTGGCACAAACACAAAATGAAGCTGATGAAATTGGTGGTGTCAGTCGCAGTGGCGATCGTTATCTTGATCATACGCTTTTAGATTTAGTCCAAACAACTACCACAAGTAATAGCTTAATTCTTGGTAAAGAAATTTTAAGTAAAATGAAGCGAGTTAATACACTGCATAAAGCTCAAGTTGAGACCGCAGGATTTGCCGTATTAAAGGCCCCTGATGTCGCCTCAGTACTAGTTGAAACTGCATTTATTAGTAACTTGAATGAAGAAAAGAAACTAAAGACAGCAAATTTTCAAAATCAAATCGCAAAAGCAATGCTTGAAGGTATTAAAAGCTATATAACCTTACGTAAAAATTAA